One Mya arenaria isolate MELC-2E11 chromosome 5, ASM2691426v1 genomic window carries:
- the LOC128234122 gene encoding uncharacterized protein LOC128234122, with product MLAKTFEMNVLRWLFFALSLMLSSIEGYVDIAPVSRTPRTNESFTITCVTNGSESLTWLKDGVFLSSCPTESPECFPPKMDSYLFLSNVGSKTFDLTITSVSLQSCGRYTCSDKSERNKDSVTLTVVQFENDSISPITEPDLGSDGNITILTDCVFPTSVYSQWSIVRDGEEIDNIKTSTSSTEECLESCSGSPAIKFKTSVFHQEHDGESIAVGYKLVIKIKDVDEPMTWTSQQRYKIRDTTITTNGSANDKKFTDGEIAGIVIGVLLGVVLIVVIIIAVIFKLRN from the exons ATGTTGgcaaaaacgtttgaaatgaatGTGCTTCGTTGGTTATTCTTCGCATTGTCACTGATGTTGTCCAGCATAGAAG GATACGTCGACATAGCTCCAGTTTCAAGAACACCTCGAACAAATGAGTCATTCACAATAACTTGTGTAACGAATGGTAGTGAATCTTTAACCTGGTTAAAAGATGGTGTCTTTCTGTCATCTTGTCCAACGGAATCCCCTGAGTGCTTTCCCCCCAAAATGGATTCTTATCTGTTTTTATCAAACGTTGGTTCTAAGACTTTTGATCTTACAATCACAAGTGTATCATTACAATCCTGTGGACGATATACATGTAGTGATAAATCTGAACGGAATAAGGATAGCGTTACATTGACGGTAGTAC AGTTTGAAAATGACAGTATCAGTCCCATCACAGAACCAGATTTGGGTTCGGATGGAAACATTACCATTCTTACAGATTGTGTGTTTCCTACCAGTGTGTATTCGCAGTGGTCAATAGTGCgg GACGGAGAAGAAATAGACAATATCAAAACATCAACTTCCAGTACAGAAGAGTGTTTAGAAAGCTGTTCAGGGTCTCCGGCcattaaattcaaaacatcCGTTTTTCACCAAGAACATGACGGAGAGTCGATAGCTGTTGGATATAAATTAGTTATTAAAATCAAGGACGTTGACGAACCAATGACCTGGACCTCGCAGCAAAGATACAAAATCAGAGATACGACGATCACAACAAATGGTAGTGCAAATg ataaaaaattCACAGATGGAGAAATTGCTGGGATAGTGATTGGTGTCTTGCTGGGAGTTGTTCTAAttgttgttatcatcatcgcCGTGATCTTTAAACTACGAAATTGA